A genomic region of Saccopteryx bilineata isolate mSacBil1 chromosome 1, mSacBil1_pri_phased_curated, whole genome shotgun sequence contains the following coding sequences:
- the LOC136320580 gene encoding olfactory receptor 52I2-like translates to MLGLPCNHSMETSATFFLVGIPGLQSSHLWLAISLSAMYIIALVGNTLLVTIIWTDSTLREPMYCFLCVLAAVDIVMVSSVVPKMVSIFSSGGGSISFNACFTQMYFVHVATAMETGLLLIMAFDRYVAICKPLHYKQILTPQIILGMGVTVTIRAVIFMTPLSWMVSHLPFCGSNMVLHSYCEHIAVAKLACTDPKPSSLYSLIGSSIIVGADVVFIAASYNLILCEVFGLSSKNAQLKALSTCGSHMSVMALYYLPGIASIYVAWLGQDIVPLHIQVLLADLYLIIPPALNPIIYGLRTKQIWERIWSLLMN, encoded by the coding sequence ATGCTGGGGCTGCCCTGCAACCACTCAATGGAAACTTCTGCCACCTTCTTCCTTGTGGGTATACCAGGTTTGCAGTCTTCACACCTTTGGCTGGCTATCTCACTGAGTGCCATGTATATCATAGCCCTGGTAGGAAACACCCTCTTAGTGACCATAATCTGGACGGATTCTACCCTCCGAGAGCCCATGTACTgcttcctgtgtgttctggctgcTGTGGACATTGTTATGGTATCCTCTGTAGTGCCTAAGATGGTGAGCATCTTCTCTTCAGGAGGCGGCTCCATCAGCTTTAATGCTTGTTTCACTCAGATGTATTTTGTCCATGTAGCCACAGCTATGGAGACAGGGCTGCTGCTGATCATGGCTTTTGACCGCTATGTAGCCATCTGTAAGCCCCTACACTATAAGCAGATTCTCACACCTCAAATAATACTGGGAATGGGTGTGACTGTCACCATCAGAGCTGTCATATTCATGACTCCATTAAGTTGGATGGTGAGTCATCTACCTTTCTGTGGCTCCAATATGGTTCTCCATTCTTACTGTGAGCACATAGCTGTGGCCAAGTTGGCATGCACAGACCCCAAGCCCAGTAGTCTCTATAGTTTGATTGGTTCTTCCATTATTGTGGGTGCAGATGTGGTCTTCATTGCTGCTTCTTATAACCTGATTCTCTGTGAAGTCTTTGGTCTCTCCTCCAAGAATGCCCAGTTAAAAGCATTAAGCACATGTGGTTCCCACATGAGTGTTATGGCTCTGTACTACTTACCTGGGATAGCATCCATCTATGTGGCCTGGCTAGGGCAGGACATAGTGCCTTTGCACATCCAAGTGCTGCTTGCTGACTTATACCTGATCATCCCACCTGCTTTAAACCCCATCATCTATGGTCTGAGGACAAAACAAATATGGGAGCGAATCTGGAGCTTGCTGATGAACTGA